One window of Salarias fasciatus unplaced genomic scaffold, fSalaFa1.1, whole genome shotgun sequence genomic DNA carries:
- the LOC115385747 gene encoding ufm1-specific protease 1-like, giving the protein MEKEQEIDWGGGGGGPEEGATSQEKLSLLKNVHSGLPDPLPHPVKRSVIEGDYLYFHYGCDGQDDRGWGCGYRTVQTLSSWLRMNGFPARGPAPTLPRIQQALVSMQDKPDSFRGSRDWIGTFEASLVLDFIHDVPCKLVHVRGGAAELERVAAEELHRHFHVHGSPVMMGGDRDNSSKGIVGVCTGAGGSHLLVVDPHYYGGPPERAELQRRGWVAWRRVSSLDQDSFYNLCMPQTTRKST; this is encoded by the coding sequence atggagaaagagcaggagattgactggggaggaggaggaggaggaccggaggaagGAGCGACTTCTCAGGAAAAACTGAGTTTATTGAAGAACGTCCACTCCGGTCTTCCCGACCCGCTTCCTCATCCCGTCAAACGTTCCGTGATCGAAGGGGACTATTTGTACTTTCACTACGGCTGTGACGGGCAGGATGACCGGGGCTGGGGCTGCGGCTACCGCACCGTCCAGACTCTGTCTTCCTGGCTCCGCATGAACGGATTTCCCGCGCGCGGCCCCGCGCCGACCCTCCCGCGCATCCAGCAGGCCCTGGTGTCCATGCAGGACAAGCCGGACTCGTTCCGCGGCTCCCGGGACTGGATCGGGACGTTCGAAGCCTCCCTGGTGCTGGACTTCATCCACGACGTGCCCTGCAAGCTGGTGCACGTGAGAGGCGGGGCGGCGGAGCTGGAGCGCGTGGCCGCCGAGGAGCTGCACCGGCACTTTCACGTGCACGGCTCCCCCGTCATGATGGGAGGGGACCGGGACAACTCCTCCAAAGGGATCGTGGGGGTGTGCACCGGGGCCGGGGGCAGCCACCTGCTGGTCGTTGACCCGCACTACTATGGGGGTCCGCCGGAGCgagcggagctgcagaggcgAGGCTGGGTGGCCTGGAGGAGGGTCTCGTCCCTGGACCAGGACTCCTTCTACAACCTGTGCATGCCGCAGACTACCAGAAAGAGCACATGA